A region of Catenibacterium mitsuokai DNA encodes the following proteins:
- a CDS encoding IS1/IS1595 family N-terminal zinc-binding domain-containing protein — protein sequence MITENQVKNYLRSKDKDYVNKLIESLYEQDDEDIDPSHKACPICGSVHFKKNGKDKNRHQRYICLDCHKSFSDRTNTLFYWSHFTLDQWLHFIELELYKMPLEGEAQVLETSKTTCFYMRHKLYHAASEIMGHQKLSGEVEIDTQYKSINLKGTRPQNMPRYSKKRGKQAAYRGISHHKVAIVCATDENDHMMMQVSGLGSESFDKYKANKDYFKDVEEFISDSKASIQQFANYLEAVNNKIKTSPLEKRYLTDDGKSLGAVNEMMTEVSSMIQTTRGVGTRYIQGYLDFLLLKKQAKYTFKRKEMASEILRMMMDTEAFSNEMVRATPMPISLKEAYYEYRYGIFAE from the coding sequence ATGATAACTGAAAACCAGGTAAAAAACTATTTAAGATCTAAGGATAAGGATTATGTAAATAAACTTATCGAATCATTATATGAACAGGATGATGAAGACATTGATCCATCTCATAAGGCATGCCCTATATGTGGTTCAGTCCATTTCAAGAAGAATGGAAAAGATAAGAACAGACATCAGAGATATATCTGTCTTGACTGTCACAAGTCTTTTAGTGATAGAACCAACACCTTATTCTACTGGTCTCATTTTACTTTGGACCAGTGGCTTCACTTCATTGAACTGGAACTATATAAAATGCCTCTAGAGGGTGAGGCTCAAGTCTTAGAGACAAGCAAGACGACCTGCTTCTATATGCGTCATAAACTTTATCATGCAGCATCTGAAATCATGGGTCATCAGAAATTATCTGGTGAAGTTGAAATAGATACACAGTATAAAAGTATAAACCTAAAGGGAACACGTCCTCAAAATATGCCTAGATACTCAAAGAAAAGAGGTAAACAGGCTGCATATAGAGGAATATCTCATCACAAGGTTGCCATTGTCTGTGCTACAGATGAAAATGATCATATGATGATGCAGGTATCAGGTCTTGGAAGTGAGTCATTCGATAAATATAAAGCGAATAAAGACTACTTTAAGGATGTGGAAGAGTTCATATCAGATTCAAAGGCAAGCATACAGCAGTTTGCCAACTATCTTGAAGCAGTAAACAATAAGATAAAGACATCTCCTTTAGAGAAGAGATATCTTACTGATGATGGTAAATCATTAGGAGCTGTCAATGAGATGATGACAGAAGTAAGCTCAATGATACAGACAACAAGAGGCGTTGGCACCAGATACATACAAGGTTATCTAGATTTCCTGCTTCTTAAGAAGCAGGCTAAGTATACATTCAAGAGAAAGGAAATGGCATCTGAGATTCTAAGAATGATGATGGATACTGAGGCTTTCAGTAATGAAATGGTAAGAGCTACACCTATGCCTATTTCACTTAAGGAAGCATATTACGAATATCGTTATGGTATATTCGCTGAATAA